In the Solibacillus sp. FSL K6-1523 genome, one interval contains:
- a CDS encoding ArsR/SmtB family transcription factor produces the protein MSTYPNISALAALLTEKSRAAILAALMDGKFHTASELAYMASIKPQTASFHLAKLEENNLVICEKNGRFRYFRLANDEVANTLEIFMSISPPPEVRSLTQSSQLKRLENARTCYDHLAGRVGVNITNLMQEAGYIERNNKKFIVTAKGELFFRDLGVDLVGLSKKRRSFSHACLDWSERTHHLGGALGNGLFERYIELGWIETKANSREIIITPRGKSGFKDFFGLEI, from the coding sequence ATGAGTACATATCCGAATATCTCAGCACTGGCTGCTCTGCTTACAGAAAAGTCAAGAGCAGCCATACTGGCAGCTTTAATGGATGGGAAATTCCATACAGCAAGTGAACTAGCATATATGGCTTCCATTAAACCCCAGACAGCTAGCTTTCACCTTGCAAAACTAGAAGAAAATAACCTTGTAATTTGTGAAAAAAATGGACGGTTTCGATATTTTCGATTAGCAAATGACGAGGTAGCAAATACCCTGGAGATATTTATGTCCATATCTCCTCCACCTGAAGTTCGATCTTTAACCCAATCTAGTCAATTAAAACGATTAGAAAATGCAAGAACTTGTTATGACCATTTAGCTGGACGTGTAGGTGTTAACATAACAAATTTAATGCAAGAGGCAGGATATATAGAGAGAAACAATAAAAAATTTATTGTAACAGCAAAGGGAGAACTTTTTTTTAGAGACTTAGGAGTAGATTTAGTTGGTTTATCTAAAAAGCGTCGTTCTTTTTCTCATGCGTGTCTTGACTGGAGTGAACGTACTCATCATTTAGGGGGTGCTTTAGGAAATGGTTTATTTGAAAGGTATATTGAATTGGGTTGGATAGAAACTAAAGCAAATTCTCGAGAAATCATTATTACTCCCCGAGGAAAATCTGGCTTTAAAGACTTTTTCGGACTAGAAATTTAG
- a CDS encoding DEAD/DEAH box helicase: protein MLSKKRSIPELLQEWQYDEELKQNIKGWHTLEEKKADYAPFPQQLHPSIIKALKARGIEQLYTHQREAFDLAQQGKSFTAITPTASGKSYCYHLPVLQKILEDKSSRAIYLFPTKALAQDQKSDLHELIEQMDEEILSYTYDGDTAPGIRQKIRKAGHIVMTNPDMLHSGILPHHTKWVSLFENLKYIVIDELHTYKGVFGSHVAHVLRRLQRICAFYGSNPIIICTSATIKNPKELAESLTNTKHELISKSGAPVGKKTFIFYNPPIIHPTFGVRRSAVLEVRDISKRLFEAGIQTIIFAKSRVRVEMLVSYLKSLTAKKIADESIQGYRGGYLPSERRQIEKGLREGAIQMVISTNALELGVDIGQLQACIMTGYPGNIASAWQQAGRAGRRQDEALIIYVAQSTALDQYIIQHPSFLLGSSPEEARINPENILILMDHLKCAAFELPFSMTDSYGEFKIQELLQFLEDEGVLVKTSTQWHWMSDRFPAHDISLRSAAQENVVIIDISTPANTKVIGEMDTYSAMTLLHEEAIYLHQGIQFQVEKLDWEEKKAFVREVDVDYYTDANLAVELKVLSEDKIAHYKNSSVSYGDVGILAIPTIFKKIKLHEKNENIGSGPINLPPMEMHTSAAWLSFEVVEGWNDERLAEALEGVAQALGSFIPLFIHCDRSDVSVVPQVKATHNEKPTLFIYDSYPGGIGLSEKVYDIILSLVEKTLQHVGLCPCPSGCPACVGPQNSLTDSPKKDAIKLLENLASELSL, encoded by the coding sequence ATGTTAAGTAAAAAACGTTCGATACCTGAGCTTTTACAAGAGTGGCAATATGACGAGGAATTAAAGCAAAACATTAAAGGTTGGCATACGCTTGAAGAAAAAAAGGCAGACTATGCCCCATTTCCGCAACAACTTCATCCGTCCATCATTAAAGCATTGAAAGCAAGAGGGATTGAACAACTGTATACACATCAACGAGAAGCGTTTGATTTGGCTCAGCAAGGGAAAAGCTTCACAGCCATTACACCGACTGCCTCTGGAAAGTCATATTGCTACCATTTACCGGTGTTACAAAAAATTTTAGAGGACAAATCAAGTCGGGCCATTTATTTATTTCCGACAAAGGCATTAGCACAAGATCAAAAATCCGATTTACATGAATTGATCGAGCAAATGGATGAAGAAATTTTAAGTTATACGTATGATGGCGATACTGCGCCAGGCATCCGCCAAAAGATACGCAAGGCGGGGCATATTGTGATGACCAATCCCGATATGCTGCATTCAGGAATATTACCTCACCATACAAAGTGGGTATCGCTATTTGAGAATTTAAAATACATCGTCATTGATGAACTGCATACATATAAAGGTGTCTTTGGTTCGCATGTTGCCCATGTTTTAAGAAGATTGCAGCGGATTTGTGCATTTTATGGAAGCAATCCAATCATTATTTGTACGAGCGCAACAATTAAAAATCCGAAAGAATTAGCAGAGTCGTTAACGAACACAAAACATGAGTTGATTTCCAAATCGGGTGCACCAGTTGGTAAGAAAACATTTATTTTTTATAACCCACCAATTATTCATCCTACATTTGGTGTGAGGCGCAGTGCAGTGTTAGAAGTACGTGATATTTCGAAACGCTTATTTGAAGCGGGTATTCAGACGATTATTTTTGCTAAATCACGTGTCCGAGTGGAAATGCTTGTGTCGTATTTAAAATCATTGACTGCAAAAAAAATAGCAGATGAATCGATTCAAGGGTACCGAGGCGGCTATTTACCAAGTGAACGAAGACAGATTGAAAAAGGCTTGCGTGAAGGGGCAATCCAAATGGTCATCAGTACGAACGCTTTAGAATTAGGCGTTGATATTGGTCAATTACAAGCTTGTATTATGACAGGTTACCCGGGAAATATCGCAAGTGCTTGGCAGCAAGCCGGTCGCGCGGGGAGACGTCAAGATGAGGCGCTAATTATTTACGTTGCCCAATCAACTGCGCTGGATCAATATATTATTCAGCATCCAAGCTTTTTGTTAGGAAGCTCGCCTGAAGAAGCGCGTATTAACCCAGAAAACATACTGATTTTAATGGACCATTTAAAATGTGCCGCATTCGAGCTTCCGTTTTCAATGACGGATAGCTATGGGGAATTTAAAATTCAGGAGTTATTGCAGTTTTTAGAGGATGAAGGGGTACTTGTTAAAACGAGTACTCAGTGGCATTGGATGAGTGACCGTTTTCCTGCACATGATATTTCATTACGTTCAGCAGCTCAGGAAAATGTCGTCATTATTGATATTTCAACCCCTGCAAACACGAAAGTAATTGGTGAAATGGACACGTATAGTGCGATGACACTACTTCATGAGGAAGCGATTTATTTACATCAAGGCATTCAATTCCAAGTGGAAAAATTAGATTGGGAAGAGAAAAAGGCGTTTGTTCGAGAGGTAGATGTGGATTATTATACCGATGCCAATTTAGCCGTGGAACTCAAAGTGTTAAGCGAGGATAAAATCGCCCATTATAAAAATTCTTCTGTAAGCTATGGAGATGTAGGAATTTTAGCGATTCCAACGATTTTTAAGAAAATAAAACTTCACGAAAAAAATGAAAATATAGGTTCAGGACCAATTAATTTACCACCGATGGAAATGCACACAAGCGCTGCGTGGCTAAGCTTTGAAGTAGTGGAAGGATGGAATGATGAAAGGTTAGCTGAAGCGCTTGAAGGAGTAGCACAAGCACTTGGAAGTTTTATTCCATTGTTCATTCATTGTGATCGTTCGGATGTTTCGGTCGTTCCACAAGTAAAAGCGACACACAACGAAAAGCCGACGCTGTTTATTTATGATAGTTATCCAGGTGGTATCGGATTAAGTGAGAAGGTGTACGATATTATATTAAGTCTCGTTGAAAAGACATTACAACATGTAGGGTTATGCCCTTGTCCAAGTGGTTGTCCTGCATGTGTTGGACCGCAAAATAGTTTAACGGATAGTCCGAAGAAGGATGCGATTAAACTATTGGAAAACTTAGCGAGTGAATTGAGTCTTTAA
- a CDS encoding RNA-guided endonuclease InsQ/TnpB family protein has translation MKKAFKTEILLTDEQATKANQTIGVCRYVYNLYLQTAQNHYKETKKHMSGYDFSKWLNNVHTKEMDEWIKDVSSKAVKQSIMIGDKAFKNFFKGLSKFPRFKKKKNQDVKVYLPKNNKTDLLVERHRIKLPTFGWVRLKEYGYIPTNQKVTSVTVSHRAGRYYVSVLCEVEYTDNQQINTQDGIGIDLGIITFAVCSHHLEFENINKTAEVKKLERSLKRQQRRLSRSYEQNKNRKRGEFCAKNRQKQLQVVRKLHARLANIRKEYMRYVVSMLVKTKPTYITIEDLNVKGMMKNRHLSKVVAQQSFYAFREWLLIKCKEHGIELRIVDRWYPSSKLCSTCGTKKVNLSLSERTYTCDRCETVLDRDFNASLNLKYAQKYTVLT, from the coding sequence TTGAAAAAAGCTTTTAAGACTGAAATCCTACTAACTGACGAACAGGCCACTAAAGCGAATCAAACAATAGGTGTCTGTCGTTATGTGTACAACCTATACCTACAAACAGCGCAGAACCACTACAAAGAGACAAAGAAACACATGTCAGGTTACGATTTTTCAAAATGGCTAAACAATGTCCACACGAAAGAAATGGACGAGTGGATTAAAGATGTTTCTAGTAAAGCTGTTAAACAATCGATCATGATTGGTGACAAGGCTTTTAAAAACTTTTTCAAAGGTTTGTCTAAGTTTCCACGCTTTAAAAAGAAGAAAAATCAGGACGTTAAGGTGTATCTACCTAAGAATAATAAAACAGACTTATTGGTAGAAAGGCATCGGATTAAACTTCCTACTTTTGGCTGGGTTCGTTTAAAAGAATATGGTTATATCCCAACGAATCAAAAGGTGACAAGTGTTACAGTTTCACACAGAGCTGGTCGATATTATGTTTCTGTTCTCTGTGAGGTAGAATACACAGACAATCAACAAATCAATACACAAGATGGCATAGGGATAGACTTGGGGATTATTACTTTTGCGGTTTGTAGTCATCATCTTGAGTTTGAAAATATTAATAAAACAGCCGAAGTTAAAAAGCTAGAAAGAAGTTTAAAACGACAACAGCGAAGGTTGAGCCGTAGTTACGAGCAAAATAAAAATCGAAAGAGAGGTGAATTCTGCGCTAAAAACAGGCAGAAACAACTTCAGGTTGTTCGAAAATTGCACGCTAGACTAGCAAACATCCGAAAAGAATACATGCGGTATGTTGTAAGCATGTTGGTGAAAACCAAACCAACATATATTACAATTGAGGATTTAAACGTAAAAGGCATGATGAAAAATCGCCATTTGTCTAAAGTAGTAGCGCAACAAAGTTTTTATGCGTTTAGAGAGTGGTTGCTTATAAAATGTAAAGAGCATGGTATTGAACTTAGAATAGTGGATAGATGGTATCCCTCCTCTAAATTATGCTCTACATGTGGCACAAAAAAAGTCAACCTCAGTTTATCTGAACGCACTTATACTTGTGATCGCTGCGAGACAGTACTAGATAGAGACTTCAATGCTAGTCTAAATCTGAAATATGCACAAAAATATACAGTATTAACGTGA
- a CDS encoding YppE family protein, which translates to MELRIYTEQLQNECQDALDRFWEMRRLDKEPDFFNEVKPHADRLHAAIKEWQQLAHLWIKENRPKNLYVQQIDHAADAMEQFVVQSFYKGTSKKRFIQSIQSVQYTLSIVIKKIEEGDSDVK; encoded by the coding sequence ATGGAACTACGAATATATACTGAGCAATTACAAAATGAATGTCAGGACGCGCTCGACCGTTTTTGGGAGATGCGCCGCTTGGATAAGGAACCTGATTTTTTTAATGAAGTAAAACCACATGCGGATCGACTTCATGCAGCCATTAAAGAGTGGCAGCAACTTGCGCATTTATGGATTAAGGAAAACCGCCCTAAAAATTTATATGTACAACAAATTGACCATGCAGCAGATGCGATGGAGCAATTTGTTGTGCAATCTTTTTATAAAGGAACGAGCAAGAAACGTTTTATTCAATCGATACAGTCTGTGCAATATACGTTATCAATCGTAATAAAAAAAATAGAAGAAGGTGATTCGGATGTTAAGTAA
- the recU gene encoding Holliday junction resolvase RecU, translated as MVIRYPNGKIYNASPAKNSETSTRVPKKKREISYSNRGKSLEDDLNETNLFYLQQNLANIHKKPVPIQIVKVDYPARSAAVIREAYFRTPSTTDYNGVWNGYYIDFEAKETESKTSFPLQNIHAHQIEHMKSVERQNGIAFFIIRFSKLGRNFVLPFQAIEQFWTMMQSGNRKSIPLAIFEQQAIELKEGYMPRLDYLQAVKKFIANENVCESEEK; from the coding sequence ATGGTCATACGTTATCCGAATGGAAAAATTTATAATGCCTCACCTGCAAAAAATTCGGAAACTAGCACGCGTGTTCCGAAGAAAAAACGCGAAATTTCTTATAGTAATCGCGGAAAAAGCCTTGAAGATGATTTAAATGAAACAAATCTGTTTTATTTACAGCAAAATTTGGCAAATATTCATAAGAAACCTGTTCCGATACAAATCGTCAAAGTAGATTATCCGGCAAGAAGTGCAGCGGTCATTCGTGAAGCTTATTTCCGTACCCCTTCGACAACGGATTATAATGGCGTATGGAATGGATATTATATTGACTTTGAAGCAAAAGAAACGGAAAGCAAAACATCCTTTCCCCTTCAAAATATTCATGCACATCAAATCGAACATATGAAATCTGTAGAACGCCAAAATGGGATCGCCTTTTTCATCATTCGTTTTTCAAAACTCGGACGTAATTTTGTACTACCTTTCCAAGCAATCGAGCAGTTTTGGACAATGATGCAAAGTGGAAATAGAAAATCGATTCCATTAGCCATTTTTGAGCAGCAAGCAATCGAACTTAAGGAAGGTTACATGCCGCGCCTTGATTACTTGCAAGCTGTAAAAAAGTTCATCGCAAACGAAAATGTTTGTGAAAGTGAGGAGAAATAG
- a CDS encoding ribonuclease H-like domain-containing protein — protein sequence MSYENKLLQMKKMLGKKSNQTVEKPAFIKPEQPNYLHQWQQAGLDIVENDFGVLLKKEVRYALDYKHGDYELGELFAAMERWSTQQEDHPYALSLDETLVFFDTETTGLKGAGTHIFLLGFLEMQEEEFVLTQYVLADPSNEAAFLFESKLWQRNVTMITYNGKSFDWPQLEVRWTLNKQHIPKLKMQRQVDLLHSTKRLWKDDLQQMKLTQVEQDKLGFHRQGDIPGHLAPIIYFDAVKSGNATTLMKVLTHNEWDLLSLITLYIHSTKLLLDEVGQESATTYTNIGKWFGDLKQKKTGTEILTAVTEQFSQSEAGFAYYYLAFELKRSGDYTLAVNAFQTSLPALPMKKQVQAYEQLAMLYEHQLKDYKRAHENAEAGMAVVKRVSYAKDSQQQRQLQNWNKRLNRLQGKLRK from the coding sequence ATGTCTTATGAAAATAAATTATTACAAATGAAAAAAATGCTCGGTAAAAAATCCAATCAAACAGTGGAAAAACCTGCATTTATAAAACCAGAACAACCAAATTACTTACACCAGTGGCAGCAAGCAGGTCTTGATATCGTAGAAAATGATTTCGGTGTCCTTTTAAAAAAGGAAGTGCGTTATGCGCTCGATTATAAACACGGCGATTATGAGCTAGGTGAATTATTTGCTGCTATGGAACGCTGGTCAACGCAGCAAGAGGATCATCCGTATGCCCTTAGCCTTGATGAAACACTGGTCTTTTTCGATACAGAAACGACGGGCTTAAAAGGGGCAGGAACTCATATTTTCTTACTTGGATTTTTAGAAATGCAAGAAGAGGAATTTGTGCTGACGCAATATGTGCTAGCCGATCCGTCTAATGAAGCGGCATTTTTATTTGAATCGAAGCTGTGGCAAAGAAATGTCACAATGATTACGTACAATGGCAAAAGTTTTGATTGGCCGCAATTAGAAGTACGGTGGACATTAAATAAGCAACATATCCCGAAATTAAAGATGCAGCGCCAAGTTGATTTACTCCACAGTACGAAGCGGTTATGGAAAGATGACTTACAACAGATGAAACTGACACAAGTGGAGCAAGATAAGCTTGGATTTCATCGTCAAGGAGATATCCCAGGTCATTTAGCGCCTATCATTTATTTTGATGCTGTGAAAAGTGGCAATGCGACGACATTAATGAAAGTTTTAACGCATAATGAATGGGACTTATTATCGCTCATTACGTTATATATCCATTCCACGAAATTGCTGCTTGATGAGGTGGGACAGGAATCTGCGACAACGTATACGAATATTGGGAAATGGTTTGGAGATTTAAAGCAAAAGAAAACAGGTACAGAAATTTTAACCGCAGTAACAGAGCAGTTTTCACAGTCAGAAGCGGGATTTGCGTATTATTATTTAGCATTTGAATTAAAGCGTAGCGGTGATTATACGCTTGCGGTAAACGCCTTCCAAACATCCTTGCCAGCATTACCGATGAAAAAACAAGTACAAGCGTACGAACAGTTAGCCATGCTTTATGAACATCAACTAAAGGATTATAAACGTGCCCATGAAAATGCAGAGGCTGGAATGGCGGTAGTTAAAAGGGTTTCTTATGCGAAAGATAGCCAACAGCAACGTCAGCTTCAAAATTGGAATAAAAGACTAAACCGTTTACAAGGGAAATTACGCAAATAG
- a CDS encoding sensor domain-containing protein, which yields MKNLSESFANVSVSQDLSLASYPDNSVVKIFENIAEGIMITDKNKRIVKVNAAFEFVTGYKKEEVIGNTPRILQSGMQEKHFYLKMWEEIDECGRWQGEIWNRRKTGDVYPEWLTIISLKNDTGEVTNYCGIFTDLSERKIVENELEKRTLRDILTDVSNRFAYSERMNALLESTTKMTQPVQHAVFLLNLDRFKQINETLGHTVGDQLLVEVSKRIKGLIKNKDTLARYGGDEFVITLTNIVHPREAAKFAEQVIRVIERPITVDNHEIFVSTSIGISIYPDDGMTTEELLNRAEKAMLFSKDNGRNCFSFYFDELNTDSKRVLLLDRELRKAIENREFTLAYQPKICVQSNEIVGVEALVRWTNDKLGFVSPGEFIAYAEETGLIIPLSEIIFDLACQGNMNLLHAGYSNIPIAINVSSIHFQQQGFLESIQSILEKNNTSALNFEIEVTERTVMNNASETVNKLVKLKLLGFKLSMDDFGTGYSSLSYLVKFPLDVLKIDQSFIQQICILADKQAIVDAIIQMAHRLNMKVVAEGVETKQQAALLKELGCDFIQGYYYSKPLPMDELLEFIQFWEIDQQERV from the coding sequence GTGAAAAACTTGAGCGAATCATTTGCAAACGTATCAGTCAGCCAAGATTTATCGTTAGCTTCTTACCCAGATAACTCGGTTGTTAAAATATTTGAAAATATTGCAGAAGGTATTATGATTACGGATAAAAATAAACGCATTGTGAAAGTAAATGCAGCATTTGAATTCGTGACAGGCTATAAAAAAGAAGAGGTAATCGGGAATACTCCACGTATTTTACAATCCGGTATGCAAGAAAAACATTTTTATTTGAAAATGTGGGAAGAAATAGATGAATGTGGTAGGTGGCAAGGGGAAATTTGGAACCGTCGAAAAACTGGGGATGTTTATCCTGAATGGTTGACGATTATATCTTTAAAAAATGATACTGGTGAAGTGACGAATTATTGCGGGATTTTTACGGATTTATCTGAACGGAAAATCGTCGAAAATGAGCTTGAAAAGAGAACGCTTCGTGATATATTGACAGACGTAAGTAATCGATTTGCTTATTCGGAGCGCATGAATGCGTTACTCGAATCAACAACAAAAATGACACAGCCAGTACAACATGCGGTTTTCTTATTAAACTTAGATCGTTTTAAACAAATAAATGAAACGCTTGGGCATACGGTCGGGGATCAATTGCTCGTAGAAGTGTCGAAACGAATTAAAGGATTAATTAAAAATAAAGATACGTTAGCACGCTATGGTGGCGATGAGTTTGTTATTACATTAACGAATATTGTTCATCCGCGTGAGGCTGCGAAATTTGCAGAGCAAGTTATACGTGTGATTGAACGACCGATTACAGTGGATAACCACGAAATTTTCGTATCAACAAGTATTGGTATTAGCATTTATCCTGACGACGGAATGACAACAGAAGAATTACTAAATCGTGCGGAAAAAGCGATGTTGTTTTCAAAAGATAACGGGCGTAATTGTTTCTCTTTTTATTTTGATGAATTAAATACAGATTCCAAACGTGTGTTATTATTGGATCGTGAATTACGGAAGGCAATCGAAAATCGTGAATTTACGCTAGCATATCAGCCAAAAATTTGTGTGCAATCTAATGAAATTGTTGGAGTTGAGGCATTAGTTCGTTGGACAAATGACAAACTAGGCTTTGTATCACCAGGGGAATTTATTGCATATGCAGAAGAAACAGGTCTAATCATTCCGTTGAGCGAAATCATCTTTGATTTAGCATGCCAAGGAAATATGAATCTATTACATGCAGGGTATTCAAACATTCCAATTGCCATTAACGTATCAAGTATTCACTTCCAACAACAGGGCTTCTTAGAATCAATTCAATCTATTTTAGAAAAAAATAATACTTCTGCCCTCAATTTCGAAATTGAGGTAACGGAGCGTACCGTGATGAACAACGCTTCTGAAACAGTGAATAAGCTAGTTAAACTAAAACTTCTTGGTTTTAAGTTATCAATGGATGACTTCGGTACAGGTTATTCTTCATTGAGTTATTTAGTGAAGTTCCCATTAGATGTATTAAAAATTGATCAAAGTTTTATCCAACAAATTTGTATCCTCGCAGATAAGCAAGCCATAGTGGATGCCATTATACAAATGGCGCACCGTTTAAATATGAAAGTTGTTGCAGAAGGCGTTGAAACGAAGCAGCAAGCAGCATTGTTAAAAGAACTTGGATGCGATTTCATTCAAGGCTATTATTACAGCAAACCATTACCAATGGATGAGCTATTAGAATTTATTCAATTTTGGGAAATCGACCAACAGGAAAGGGTATAA
- a CDS encoding DMT family transporter codes for MKKSIFFTLVILTTFLMGSSFAIGKIGLGYSSPLLLAGIRFLLAGFIMAIIVKVLKRTHPSGMKNWGRAAIIGTLQTAGVMGCIFLSLRTITASESSILTFMNPLLVIILGTVFMGNRYRWYQWIGVVLGFIGVGITLGGINDFRIGIAFGAASAVFWAISTLLVNRWGEHFDTWVLSAYQMLFGGGILIFLSLLLEEPFFHINKHSLFILLWLSIMSSIVQFAVWYFLLQKGEPGKTSSYLFLAPFFGVLTGSVLLNEPISSSLIAGGIFILIGIYLVNNNYKKEVVDNTGYLLNKTK; via the coding sequence ATGAAAAAATCTATCTTTTTTACATTAGTTATATTAACTACTTTTTTAATGGGTTCATCTTTTGCCATAGGTAAGATAGGATTAGGCTACTCTTCTCCTTTGTTATTGGCTGGAATACGTTTCCTTCTGGCAGGGTTTATTATGGCTATTATCGTGAAAGTACTAAAAAGAACACACCCTAGTGGTATGAAAAATTGGGGAAGAGCAGCGATTATAGGAACTTTACAAACGGCAGGAGTAATGGGATGTATATTTCTAAGTCTAAGAACTATAACAGCCAGTGAATCTTCCATTTTAACTTTTATGAATCCGTTACTAGTCATTATTTTGGGAACTGTTTTTATGGGAAACCGTTATAGATGGTATCAATGGATTGGAGTTGTTTTAGGCTTCATAGGTGTAGGAATTACGTTAGGCGGGATAAATGATTTTAGAATAGGTATAGCGTTTGGAGCAGCTTCAGCTGTTTTTTGGGCTATTTCCACGTTATTAGTTAATAGATGGGGAGAACATTTTGACACATGGGTACTTTCTGCATATCAAATGCTATTTGGCGGAGGCATTCTTATATTTTTAAGTCTATTACTTGAAGAACCATTCTTTCATATTAATAAACATTCATTATTTATTCTCTTATGGTTAAGCATAATGTCTTCTATTGTTCAATTTGCGGTTTGGTATTTTCTTTTACAAAAGGGCGAACCAGGTAAAACAAGTTCTTATTTATTTTTAGCTCCATTTTTTGGTGTTTTAACTGGAAGTGTATTGCTAAATGAACCTATATCTTCTTCTCTCATAGCTGGGGGAATATTTATTTTGATCGGTATCTATCTTGTAAATAACAATTATAAAAAAGAAGTGGTAGACAATACTGGCTATCTTCTAAATAAAACAAAGTAA
- the gpsB gene encoding cell division regulator GpsB: MDIKFTSDYILEKEFKKSMKGYNVDEVDQFLDLIREDYDTFAKKMAVLEEENERLQQELNSTSKRPAPAPATNSTNFDILKRLSNLEKHVFGSKLYE; this comes from the coding sequence ATGGATATTAAATTTACATCTGACTATATTTTAGAAAAAGAATTTAAGAAGAGCATGAAGGGGTATAATGTTGACGAAGTGGATCAGTTTTTGGATTTGATTCGTGAAGATTACGATACATTTGCTAAGAAAATGGCTGTATTAGAAGAGGAGAATGAGCGTCTTCAACAGGAGCTAAATAGCACGAGTAAAAGACCGGCTCCAGCACCGGCTACAAATAGCACCAATTTTGATATATTAAAACGACTTTCCAATTTGGAAAAACACGTTTTTGGAAGTAAACTATATGAATAG
- a CDS encoding GNAT family N-acetyltransferase — MRKIREAIKEDMIEIYKMGFDVWGDNQAYEEYITICQDSNKYKKGKWYVLEATDTKQLLSSLIVYELNLSEDQIVKGIGSIATPLYLRKKGYASLLVKETINKLEQEENCNNFFLYSDIGIEFYKGLGFIVLPNDNQKYKDSVCMYYSKENKIDSISLDIPDYF; from the coding sequence TTGAGAAAAATTAGGGAAGCAATAAAAGAGGATATGATCGAAATTTATAAGATGGGCTTTGATGTTTGGGGAGATAATCAGGCATATGAAGAGTATATAACTATATGTCAGGATTCCAATAAGTATAAAAAGGGAAAGTGGTACGTTCTTGAAGCAACAGATACAAAGCAATTATTAAGCTCCCTCATCGTATATGAACTAAATCTTTCTGAAGACCAAATTGTAAAAGGGATTGGTTCAATCGCTACTCCTTTATATTTAAGAAAAAAAGGATATGCTTCTTTATTGGTCAAAGAAACGATAAATAAACTAGAACAGGAAGAAAACTGTAACAACTTTTTCCTTTATAGTGATATTGGGATAGAATTTTACAAAGGATTAGGTTTTATTGTACTACCTAATGATAATCAAAAATATAAAGACAGTGTTTGTATGTATTACTCAAAAGAAAATAAAATCGACTCCATATCACTTGATATCCCCGATTACTTTTAA